The Streptomyces sp. NBC_00510 genomic interval CGCAGCAGGACGTCCGCGCCGAGCACCAGGCCCGCGCCGACCAGGCCCATGACGGGCAGGCCGAGGCGCGTACGCACCAACGGCCGGTGACGCCGGGCCAGCGGCCGTACGAGGGCCGGCGCGCACAGGCCGACGAAGCCGATGGGCCCGGCGAGGGTCACCGCCGCGGCGGACAGCAGCGACGCGCACACCACGACGGTGATCCGCGTGCCGCGGACGGGGACGCCGAGGCCGCGGGCGGCGTCGTCGCCGAGCGCGAGGGCGTCGACGCGCCGGGCCACCAGCAGCAGTCCGGCGACACCGGCCACGGCGACCGGGGCCATCTGCACCACGCCGTCGAAGCCGTTCTGGCTGATGCTGCCCTGGCTCCACTGGTAGAGGCCGTTGGTCTGCTGCGGGAAGAGCAGGATCAGCCCCTCGGTGACGGAGGTCAGGCCGAGGGTGAGCGCGCTGCCGGCCAGGACGAGGCGCACGGTCCCGGTGCCCAGCCCCGACAGCGACAGGACGACGGCGGCGGCCGCGAGCCCGCCGGCGAAGGCCACACCGGAGGAGGCCAGCAGCGGCAGGGACGTCCCGGTGACCATGAGGACGCCGAGGGCCAGGTACGAACCGGCGTTCACGGCGAGGGTGTCGGGCGCGGCGAGCACGTTGCGGCTGACGGACTGGAGGGCCGCGCCGGCGGTCCCGAGGGCGGCGCCGACCAGCAGGCCGGCGGTCATGCGGGGCAGGCGCGAGGCGATCACGACGGACGCGTCGCCGGGACCGGCCCCGCCCGTCAGTGCCTTCCAGACCTCGGCAGGGCCGACGGCCGCGGTGCCCTGGGTGATGTCGACGACCGCGAGGACGGCGACCAGGAGCACGAGCGCGGCCGTCACCGCGGCCGCTCCCGTCCGGGAGCCGACCGCGTGCGGACGGGTGGCGGGGGTCGTTGCGGTGACGGCCACGGCGCGCTACTTCGTCAGGGCGCCGACGACGGCGTCGACGTACGACTCCATCGACTGCGGGCCGCCGAACATCCAGATGCCGTCGGGCAGCCGGTGCACCTCGCCCTTCTTCACGAACGGCAGGGACTTCCACACGGAGTTCTTGGCGAGGTCGTCGGCGAAGGGGTCGCTGCCCTCGCTGTCACTGCCGATGTAGGCGAACCGCACGTCGCCGAGGCCGGTGAGTCCCTCGACGTCGGTGGCGGCCAGGCCGTAGTCCTTGTCGCCCCCGATCTTCCAGGCGTTCTTCAGGCCGAGCGCCTCGTTGACGCCGCCGATGAGGGAGCCGCCGGTGTAGGGGCGGATGGAGACCTGGTTGGAGGCGACGTAGCCGTCGGCGAACGCGATCTTCGAGCCGGCGAGGCCCGCGTCGGCGAGGGCCTTCCTCCCCTCGGCGACCTTGGCGTCGTAGGCCTTCTTCGCCTCGTCGGCCTTGGCGGTGGTGCCGGTCGCCTCGGCGATGAGGTCGAGGTTCTCCTTCATCCGCCCGACCGGGTCGGCGGCGTCGGCGGAACGCACCTCGAGGACCGGGGCGATCTTTTTCAGCTGCTTGACGGCGGCGTCCGGGAGGTCGGTGGTGGCGACGATCAGGTCCGGGGAGAGCGAGGCGATGGTGTCCATGCTGGGCTCGCCACGGGTGCCGATGTCCTTGGGCTGGTTCTTCAGCGGGACGACCGTGTCCCAGGTGCCGTAGCCCTTGACGTCGGCGACGCCGACCGGGTCCACCCCGAGCGTCACGAGGGACTCGACGACGTTCCACTCCGTGCCGACGACCTTCTTGGCGGGCCCGTCGAGGCTGACCTCGGCTCCGCTTGCGTCGGTGAGCGTGATGCCCTTGGTGTCGTCCTTGGCCGCGCCGTCCGCGGCCGGCTCGGTCGTGCCGCAGCCGGCGAGGGCGAGTGCGGCGGCAGCGGCGGTGGCGGCGATGACGATGGAGCGTCTCATGGGGTGGTGACGGGCCTTTCGTTGCGTGCGTGGTGGCGGCCGACGGCGCGGGTGCGCAGCAGGCCGGTGAGGGGATCGGTGTCGACCTCGACCCGTATCCCGTAGGCGTCGGTGAGGCGTTGCGGTGTCAGCACGTCCTCGGGGCGACCGTCGGCGACGATCCGGCCCGCCCGCAGCAGGGCGATCCGGTCGGCGACGGCGGCCGCCTGGTCCAGGTCGTGCAGGACGACGCCGACGGCGATGCCGTGGTCGTCGGCCAGGTCCCGGATCAGGTCCAGCAGTTCGACCTGGTAGCGCAGGTCGAGGTAGGTCGTGGGCTCGTCGAGGAGGAGCACACCGGTCTCCTGGGCGAGGCAGCTCGCGAGCCAGACGCGCTGGAGCTGGCCGCCGGAGAGGTGCTCGGCGCCCCGGGCGGCGAGGTCCGCGACACCGGTCAGCGCCAGCGCACGATCCACCGCGGCCGGACCGTCCGGGTCGGGGCGGCCCCAGCGGCCCCGGTAGGGGTAGCGGCCGAACTCCACGACGTCCCGTACCGTCAGCCCGCTCGGCGTGGGGCGCCCCTGCGTCAGCAGGGCCACCCGGCGGGAGAACTCACGCGCCGTCAGGGCGAGCCCGTCGGCGGTGGTCCCGTCGTGCGCGTCGATGGTCAACGTGGCGCGGCGGGCCCGCTGCAGGCGTGCCACGGTGCGCAGGAGCGTCGACTTGCCGCTGCCGTTGGGGCCCACGAGGGCGGTCACCTCACCGGGCCGGAGGGTGATCGCCGCGTCATGGACGACGTCGACCCCGTCGTACGACACGGTCACGTCGTACGCCGCCAGCCGGTGACCGCGCAGGCCGCAGGCCGCGGCAGTCTCTTCCGTAGAACTCACGAACGAAGGTTAGCCTAACCTAATCTCCGCCCGGACCACCCCCCTCTCACTTCGGTAAACTTAGGCTAACCTTCCTGCATGGCGAAGACCCCGCGGCTCATGCCGCAGAACCCCAGGATGTTCCGCGCCGAGGTCGTCAGGACCGAGCGGGTCTCCCCCTCCCTGCACCGCGTGACCGTCAGGGGCGCGGACCTCGCCGACTTCCCGTGGATGGGCTACGACCACTGGTTCCGCCTCTTCATGCAACTCCCCCACCAGGACGCCCTGCGGCTGCCCGAGTTCTCCGGGGCACGCTGGTGGCGGCCCTACCTCGCCATCCCCACGGCCGAGCGTCCGCACTACTCGAACTACACCGTCGCCGCGTTCCGTCCCGAAGCGGCCGAAATGGACATCGAGTTCGTCGTGCACCGCACCCCGGACGGCGAACTCGAGGGCCGTGCCGCGATATGGGCCTGCGGCGCCCGGCCCGGGGACGCGCTGGCACTCCTCGACCAGGGCGTCATGTTCGACTGCCCCGAGGATGCCTCCGAGGTCCTCGTCGTGGCCGACGAGAGCGGCATGCCCGCCGCCACGGGCATCCTGCGCTCCCTCCCCCGCGGCACCGTGGGCCGCCTGATCCAGGAGATCCCCACCCCCGACGACCGGCGCGACCTTGACGCGCCCGCCGGGATCGCCGTCACCTGGGTCGTGCGCGACGACCCGCACGCGGTCCCCGGCTCCGTCGCACTCGCCGAACTGCGGGGGCACACCCCGGTGGACGCCACCGGATACGCCTTCGTCGTCGGCGAGCAGAGCCTCGCCACCAAGGGACGCCGGCACCTGCACCGCGCCGGTCTCCCCAAGGACCGCATCACCTTCTCCGGCTTCTGGCGGCACGAGGCACGCCACGAGGACGCCTGACCCCCGCCGCGGGACGGAAGCGCCGCCTCGGCCCCGCGCACGCGGGGCACTTCGCGCACGGAGGGCGCACAAAGGGAACAGTTGAGCCCTGTACGCGCTCCCTCGTGTACGGGGAGAATGCGTAGCGCAAGCGATCATGCGACCGGCACGCGCGCCGTCCGGTCGCCGACTCCCGGAAGGCGGGTCGACTGCCGTGCTGCTGCATCTGCCCACGTCCGTGCCCGAAGCACAGGAGTTCATGGCCCAGGGAGCGGTGCCCGTCGGCGGGGCGACGCTCGTGTGGGCGACCTGGCAGCGCGACGGCTTCCCCGAGCAGGCCATGTCGCTGCGCGACCTGCCGGAGGCCAACACGATCGGACGCGAGGCGCTGGGCGCGGCGGTGGTGCTGAACCGGATCGACGACCGGGTTCCGGAGGTACTGCGACGGGCGGCCGCCGGTGTGGGCACCGGCGCCGTGCGGCGGACGGCCACCGTCGGCGGCAACCTCGTCGGCAGCACCCTGCGCTGCCTGCTGCCCGCCGCCCTCGTCCTCGGCGCCCGCGCGATCACGCTGGAGCCGGACCGGACCCACGAGACCGATCTCGCCGAGGCCGTGGCCAAGCAGCACCTCCTGCTCGGCATCCGCTGGCGGGAGCCGCTGGTGAGCACCTACGAGAAGCTGTCCGGCGAGGCGGGCGGGCCTCCGCCCCTCGTCGTCGCCGCCGCGGTGCACGCCGCCGACGAGGGACGCCTCCTGCGCGTCGCCGTCCGTGACGGCTACGAAGTGCTCGGCGCGAGTGTCCCGTTCGACGGCGGCACCGCAGCGGCCCTGCACGCGCTGGAGGAGACGGACCTCGCCGCGCTCCACCCCGCGGCGTGGGACGTGGTGCGTCGGCAGGTCACCGGACTCGCCGGACGGCTCCCCGGCTCCTGACCCCGCACGGGCCCCGCGATCTCGCCCGCCGCATCGGGTATGACCCGGCGCTCCCGGTTGTTGATGAGTGCGAGGGCCCGCGCCGCACCCCGGCGCGGGACCTCGCCCATCCCCCACCGGATCGGAAGAAGCGAGAGCAGAGATGGCTGACACGCCGGAAGACCGAGAGCACGGGGCCTCGTTCGGCATGGTCCGGAGCGGACCGGCCCCGGCGCGGATGTGCCTCATCACGCCCGGCGGCGTTTCCACGGTCGAGTTCGTCCTGGAGCCGTCGGTCGGCCTCCGGTGCGCCCGGATGGAAGGCGCCGCGGCACTGGCCCTGAACCGGTGGCTCCACGACGCGGACCCCTCCCGGTACTTCGAGCTGCGGATCGCGTTCCTGCAGTTCGAGTACAACCCCGGTCACGAGTCCTTCGCCGCCGACGAGGTCCGTGCGCTGCGCGCCCTCCTGGACGAACAGCGGGGCACCGAGCGGTGGAACGACGCCCTGGCGAGCCTGCTCGCCAGGCTGGAGGCCTGCGAGGCGCAGCTGTGACCGCCGACGGGTGAGGTCAGCCGGCGGCGCGCGGCAGGAGGCGCCCGGTCATCGCGCCGACGGCCGCCACGACCGCCTCGCGGTGCCGGTCGCGCCGGGCCGTCTCTTCGCCGCCCCCCGGATTGCGGATGCTCGCGGGCGTGGCGACCCACGCCTGCGCGGCGGACAGCGCGACCATCAGCGCGTCCATGCCCGCTTCGAGGCCGACGCCGTGGGCGTCGGCGACCGCCTGCGCCTTGCCCAGGTGGTTGTCCCGCTCCATGGCCGAGGCCTCGGGACGCTCGAGGGCCTTCCACTGGGTCAGCTTGACGAGGTCCGGGTCGTCGCTGAAGACGTCGAAGAGCGCGCCCGCGTACCCGGCCAGGTCGTCCGGGGTGAACGGCACGACGTCGGCCAGCACGCGGAGCCGGGCTTCGAGAACGGCGTCGAAGAGCTCGTCCTTGGAACCGAAGTAGGCGTAGATGGCCTGCTTGTTGGCCGGTGCGGCCTTGGCGATCCGGTCGACCCGGGCCCCGGCGAGCCCGTGCGCGACGAATTCGCCGTACGCGGCCTCGATGAGGCGCGCCCGCGTGGCGGCAGAGTCATAAGCCATGGCGACAGCCTAAGAGATGCAGGTCGGGCCGGGCTGCGCGGTTCGCGGCACGGGCGACGGGCACCGTAGCGGTCACCAATGAAACCAACCGGATGGTTGCATTCATGAACCTCGCGCTCTACATTTAAACCATCCGGTTGGTTGCTTATCCGGCCGGCACCGTCACCCGGCGTGCCCGCACGCGCATGCCGGAAGCCGAAAGCAGGAAGAACCCATGTCACTCGTCACCGGCATCCCCTTCGGGGCGCACTCCACCGCGGCGGACGTCGTACGCGACGTCGACCTCTCCGGCAAGCGCGCCGTCGTCACCGGCGGCGCTTCGGGCATCGGGCTGGAGACGGCCCTGGCCCTGGCCGGGGCGGGTGCCGAAGTGACCCTCGCCGTACGCGACCCGCACGCGGCCGCCCCCGCCGCCGACCGCATCCGCCGGGAGACCGGGCGCGACGACGTCCACGTCGCCCGGGTCGACCTGGCCGACCTCGACAGCGTGCGCGCCTTCACGGAGGGCTGGACCGGGCCGCTGCACATCCTCGTCAACAACGCGGGCGTGATGGCCGTGCCGGAGCTCACCCTCACCCCGCAGGGGCGGGAGACGCAGTACGCCGTCAACTTCACCGGCCACGCCGCGCTCACGCTCGGCCTCCACGCGGCGCTGCGCGCGGCCGGTGGCGCCCGGGTCGTCATGGTCGGCTCGTCCGCGCACCTGATGGCCCCGGTCGACTTCGACGACATCCACTTCGCCCACCGCCCCTACGAGGCGTGGACGGCGTACGGCCAGTCGAAGTCGGCCGCGATCCTCTTCACCGTCGCGCTCGCCGGGCACTGGGCGGCCGACGGCATCACCGCCAACGCGCTCCACCCGGGCGGCATCATGACCAACCTGCAGCGCCACCTCAGCGACGAGCAACTGCGGTTCGTGGGCGCCACGGACGAGTCGGGCCGGAAGCTGGACGTCCCGCCGGGCTGGAAGACCCCGCAGCAGGGCGCGGCCACGCAGGTGCTCCTGGCCGCCTCACCCCTGGTCGACGGCGTGACCGGCCGCTACTTCGAGGACTGCCGCCCGGCGGAACTCCAGCCCGAACCCACCGCGGGCGGAACCGGCGTCGCCGCCTGGGCGATCGACCAGGCGTCGGCAGAACGGCTCTGGGACGACACGATGAAGGAGCTCGGGTGCTGACGCCGCTCCCCGGGGGTGCGGGACCCGGTCGTACACCCGGGTCCCGCACCCCGCCTTCCGGCGAGCGGGGTCAGGGCCAGATCAAGTCGATGCGTTCCTGAGCGATCGGGTAACCGGCCCTGGCGAAGTGGGCGGCCATCGGTGTGTTGGTCTGGTCCGTCCCGGCCACGATGCGGTCCACGCCCTCGCCGGCGAGCTTGTGCGTGGCCTCGACGAGCAGGTCGTAGGCGTATCCGTGGCCGCGGTGCTCGGGCACGACACCGATGTAGCCGATGAGGGGGTCCCCGTAGTGGCGGCCGGGCACGCTCAGGCCGACGAGTTCCCCGGCGGAGTCGTAGGCCAGACGCCACCACTCGCGCGGGCTCGGCAGCCAGAGCAGGTAGTCCAGCTCTTCCCGGGCGGCCGCCTCGAGGCCGGATCTGGCGACGTTACGGCGCACATGGGCGTCGAGACTGCCCTGGTGGATACGGCGGAAGACGTCGAGGACCGCGGCGTCGTCCGGCTCGGGACGGAATTCGAGGCGGCCTGGGCGCGCGGGCACGCCGCATTCCGGCGTCCAGCGGTAGCGGAAGCGCTCGACCAGCGGGGACAGCCCCGCGGCGACGGCCGCGTCGATCCGTGCCCGGGCCTGCTCCCGGACGGCGGGGAGGTCACGCCAGCCGGGCGGCAGCTTGAGGGAGTACTCGGCACGCAGCGGCGAGGTGCGGAGCAGTTCCACGGCCGCACCTGCGTCGGTGAAGTCGAACCAGTCCAAGGCGAGCGGTTTGTCGTCCTCCGGGCCGGCCCACCATGCGGCGCGCGCGACGACGACGCCGTCACGCAAGGCCACCCAGGTCCACTCGGGGCGGTACTCACCGGCGGCGGCCATCCCACCGTAGGTGTCACCGAAGGCGGCGAAACCGACAAGGCCGGGATCGGGCAGGGATTCGAAAAGTGCTTCCTCGCCTGTGGCGAGGGGGCGGATGACCAGATCGGTCACGCGAGGTCCTTCCGGGAAGCGACGCGCTCCCGTTCAGATCCTCGGCGCCCTCGGAACGGGGTGGGAGCACATGAGAGTCGGCTGGCTCACGGTTCCCACCTCCTTTGGCGATCGAGGACGCGACCGCAGCGTAACAGTGTGATCGAATCGCCTGCAACGGTCCCCGACGGCCCGCCGCCGCCCGGCGGTTCAGCCGAAGGCCCGGCGCACGCGGTCGAGGCGCAGGCGGTTCGCCTCCAGCCAGTCCTCGGCGAGGCCGATCGGTACCCGCACGGCAACCTGGGTGGACGGCGCATCGTGGACCGTCACCTCCATCGGGTCGTCCGGGACGATGTCCAGCCACGCCGTGCGTTCGTCCGGCGGCCACTCGACGCCGTCGCCACAAGCGAGGGCGTCGAGGCAGCGCCTCCACTCGTCCAGGTCTTCGAGCGAGAGGACCAGCCTCACCCGCCCGCTGACGAAGTCGCTCTCCACCACGATCTCGGCCCGGCGGTACCGGTTGTCGCCCATGACCGACGGCGGACCGCCTTCCATCCGGACGCTGACGCTCTGTCCTTCGTCGTCGAAACGGAAGAGCTCGAGTGGCTGTGCTTCGTCGGTCATTCGTGCCTCGCGGATACGTCACCCCGGGTGGAGGGCGAGGGTCCAGGTGTGGACGGTGTACGTGGTGGGGTGGCCCGGGCGGGGTTCGGCGATGACCGCGGTGAGGCGGTCGCCGTCGCGGCGCAGCGAGCTGATGTGACCGGACGTCTTGTCGGGGGCGATCGGCAGCAGCTCGGCGAGGACGCCGCCGCCCAGGCGGCGGTCGACGGCACGCAGCACCCCTGCGTCGAGCACCAGGATCGTGCCGTCCTCCAGCACCAGCGGCCGCGGCGTCACCGGGTCGGTGAGCCGGGGACCGCGCTCGATCACGCCACCGGGCAGCAGCCGGACCACTCGGCTCCTGGTGGGGTGGCTCCGGTCGGCCTCGACGACCCGGATGCCGGTGCCGACGACGTAATGGCCGTAACTGCGCCAGGAGTCCACGGTGGCGCCGTCACGGTCGTGCTCCCAGGTGTCGAAGAAGTCGTAGCCCTCCAGGCCGAGCAAGAACCGTCCGCCGCGCAGCGCGGCACCGCGCTCCCCGCGCAGTTCGGCGACCAGGGTGCCGTCCGCCAGGTCGAGCAGCAGGGCAGGACCGAGGAACCCCCAGGGCGTGTACTCCAGGGAGTCCGTGGTGACCAGCACCCTGCCCCCGGCAATGTGCGCGGCGTTGGGACGGCCTGCGCACGCATGGGTCCAGCGCGTCCGTCCCGAGACGTCGACACAGCTGATCTCCCCGGTCGCCCCCTGGATCCGCAGGTCGTCCCGCCGCGCCAGCGGTCGCCCCTCGGGCAGCCGCGACGGGTACGGCGGCCTGCCCACAGCGCTGTGACGGTCCACCACGGTGACACGCCACCGACCGGGGTCCGCCCCCACGGCGCGCCTGCTTTCCTCGGGTATCGGCATGGCCGCGATGCTAACCGCCGCGCGGGCCGCGGCGACACGGTTACCATGCGACCGTGATCACGGTGCGGGCCATGCGCATGGACGACGTCGACGCCGTCGCCACGATCCGGGTGAGGGGCTGGCAGGCGGCGTACGCCGGGATCGTGCCGCGGAGTTACCTGGACGCGATGAGCGTCGAGGAGGACGCGTTCCTGCGCAGGAAGTGGCTGACGACCGCCGGGAACCGCGTGGAGAACCTCGTCACCACCGAGGACGGCGTCGTGACCGGCTGGGCGGCCCTCGGGCCGCGCGCCGGGGAACCCCGGGAGCCCGGCGGAGGCGTCGCCTGCGAGCTCTACGCCCTCTACGTGCGGCCGGACCGCATCGGCACCGGCACCGGGCGCCGGCTGATGTCGGCGGTGCGCTCGCGGGCGGCCGAACTCGGCCACCTGCGGCTGGAGTTCTGGGTGCTCGCCGACAACGCCCGCGCACGCCGCTTCTACACACGCGCCGGATTCTCGCCCGACGGCGCCGAGCAGGTCGAGGAGTACGACGGCGTTCCGCTCCGCGATCTGCGGTACGGGGGCGACACGAGCGCGCCCGCCTGAGCCCTGCGACGTACGTGTGGCGCCGCACCCGGTCCTGCCGGGCACGGCGCCACACCCTGCCCCGTGCTTCCGCCTACTCGTCGATCGCCGCGCCGAACTGCGCGTTGGCCGAGGGAGCGCCCAGGGTCGCGCCGTCGTACGTCCACGTGCCCTGGGCGACCAGGCCGGACGACGACGCGGGGACGACCCAGACGAAGCCGTCGTTCGTGTTCTCG includes:
- a CDS encoding iron-siderophore ABC transporter substrate-binding protein is translated as MRRSIVIAATAAAAALALAGCGTTEPAADGAAKDDTKGITLTDASGAEVSLDGPAKKVVGTEWNVVESLVTLGVDPVGVADVKGYGTWDTVVPLKNQPKDIGTRGEPSMDTIASLSPDLIVATTDLPDAAVKQLKKIAPVLEVRSADAADPVGRMKENLDLIAEATGTTAKADEAKKAYDAKVAEGRKALADAGLAGSKIAFADGYVASNQVSIRPYTGGSLIGGVNEALGLKNAWKIGGDKDYGLAATDVEGLTGLGDVRFAYIGSDSEGSDPFADDLAKNSVWKSLPFVKKGEVHRLPDGIWMFGGPQSMESYVDAVVGALTK
- a CDS encoding ABC transporter ATP-binding protein yields the protein MSSTEETAAACGLRGHRLAAYDVTVSYDGVDVVHDAAITLRPGEVTALVGPNGSGKSTLLRTVARLQRARRATLTIDAHDGTTADGLALTAREFSRRVALLTQGRPTPSGLTVRDVVEFGRYPYRGRWGRPDPDGPAAVDRALALTGVADLAARGAEHLSGGQLQRVWLASCLAQETGVLLLDEPTTYLDLRYQVELLDLIRDLADDHGIAVGVVLHDLDQAAAVADRIALLRAGRIVADGRPEDVLTPQRLTDAYGIRVEVDTDPLTGLLRTRAVGRHHARNERPVTTP
- a CDS encoding siderophore-interacting protein, with the translated sequence MAKTPRLMPQNPRMFRAEVVRTERVSPSLHRVTVRGADLADFPWMGYDHWFRLFMQLPHQDALRLPEFSGARWWRPYLAIPTAERPHYSNYTVAAFRPEAAEMDIEFVVHRTPDGELEGRAAIWACGARPGDALALLDQGVMFDCPEDASEVLVVADESGMPAATGILRSLPRGTVGRLIQEIPTPDDRRDLDAPAGIAVTWVVRDDPHAVPGSVALAELRGHTPVDATGYAFVVGEQSLATKGRRHLHRAGLPKDRITFSGFWRHEARHEDA
- a CDS encoding FAD binding domain-containing protein, which encodes MLLHLPTSVPEAQEFMAQGAVPVGGATLVWATWQRDGFPEQAMSLRDLPEANTIGREALGAAVVLNRIDDRVPEVLRRAAAGVGTGAVRRTATVGGNLVGSTLRCLLPAALVLGARAITLEPDRTHETDLAEAVAKQHLLLGIRWREPLVSTYEKLSGEAGGPPPLVVAAAVHAADEGRLLRVAVRDGYEVLGASVPFDGGTAAALHALEETDLAALHPAAWDVVRRQVTGLAGRLPGS
- a CDS encoding TetR family transcriptional regulator: MAYDSAATRARLIEAAYGEFVAHGLAGARVDRIAKAAPANKQAIYAYFGSKDELFDAVLEARLRVLADVVPFTPDDLAGYAGALFDVFSDDPDLVKLTQWKALERPEASAMERDNHLGKAQAVADAHGVGLEAGMDALMVALSAAQAWVATPASIRNPGGGEETARRDRHREAVVAAVGAMTGRLLPRAAG
- a CDS encoding SDR family NAD(P)-dependent oxidoreductase, with translation MSLVTGIPFGAHSTAADVVRDVDLSGKRAVVTGGASGIGLETALALAGAGAEVTLAVRDPHAAAPAADRIRRETGRDDVHVARVDLADLDSVRAFTEGWTGPLHILVNNAGVMAVPELTLTPQGRETQYAVNFTGHAALTLGLHAALRAAGGARVVMVGSSAHLMAPVDFDDIHFAHRPYEAWTAYGQSKSAAILFTVALAGHWAADGITANALHPGGIMTNLQRHLSDEQLRFVGATDESGRKLDVPPGWKTPQQGAATQVLLAASPLVDGVTGRYFEDCRPAELQPEPTAGGTGVAAWAIDQASAERLWDDTMKELGC
- a CDS encoding GNAT family N-acetyltransferase; amino-acid sequence: MTDLVIRPLATGEEALFESLPDPGLVGFAAFGDTYGGMAAAGEYRPEWTWVALRDGVVVARAAWWAGPEDDKPLALDWFDFTDAGAAVELLRTSPLRAEYSLKLPPGWRDLPAVREQARARIDAAVAAGLSPLVERFRYRWTPECGVPARPGRLEFRPEPDDAAVLDVFRRIHQGSLDAHVRRNVARSGLEAAAREELDYLLWLPSPREWWRLAYDSAGELVGLSVPGRHYGDPLIGYIGVVPEHRGHGYAYDLLVEATHKLAGEGVDRIVAGTDQTNTPMAAHFARAGYPIAQERIDLIWP
- a CDS encoding DUF5959 family protein; the encoded protein is MTDEAQPLELFRFDDEGQSVSVRMEGGPPSVMGDNRYRRAEIVVESDFVSGRVRLVLSLEDLDEWRRCLDALACGDGVEWPPDERTAWLDIVPDDPMEVTVHDAPSTQVAVRVPIGLAEDWLEANRLRLDRVRRAFG
- a CDS encoding GNAT family N-acetyltransferase; the encoded protein is MITVRAMRMDDVDAVATIRVRGWQAAYAGIVPRSYLDAMSVEEDAFLRRKWLTTAGNRVENLVTTEDGVVTGWAALGPRAGEPREPGGGVACELYALYVRPDRIGTGTGRRLMSAVRSRAAELGHLRLEFWVLADNARARRFYTRAGFSPDGAEQVEEYDGVPLRDLRYGGDTSAPA